The Arachis hypogaea cultivar Tifrunner chromosome 19, arahy.Tifrunner.gnm2.J5K5, whole genome shotgun sequence genome has a window encoding:
- the LOC112779663 gene encoding germin-like protein subfamily 3 member 1 — MLPILFLIPLLLSTTCHASVQDFCVADTTASDTPAGFPCKPEANVTSSDFVYTGLSVPGKIIALINAAVTPAFVSQFPGLNGLGLSALRLDLGPGGVVPLHSHPGATELLIVKSGHITAGFVSSANSVYIATVKTGELMIFPQGLLHFQVAAGKKGAVAFAFFSSPNPGLQILDFALFASNFSTPLIAKTTFLDPELIKKLKGVLGGSG, encoded by the coding sequence ATGCTTCCCATTCTCTTCCTCATCCCACTTCTCTTATCCACAACTTGCCATGCATCAGTCCAAGACTTCTGTGTGGCAGACACCACAGCATCAGACACCCCTGCAGGTTTCCCCTGCAAGCCGGAAGCCAATGTAACCTCCTCCGACTTCGTCTACACCGGCCTCTCCGTCCCTGGAAAAATCATTGCCCTCATAAACGCCGCCGTGACGCCGGCATTTGTCAGCCAATTCCCAGGCCTCAACGGCCTCGGCCTCTCGGCCTTGAGGCTAGACCTGGGTCCGGGTGGTGTGGTTCCTCTTCACTCCCACCCTGGCGCCACAGAGCTACTAATTGTGAAGAGTGGCCATATAACTGCCGGGTTCGTCTCTTCGGCGAACTCGGTTTATATAGCCACAGTTAAGACAGGAGAGCTTATGATTTTCCCTCAAGGCTTGCTGCATTTTCAGGTAGCTGCTGGAAAGAAAGGCGCCGTTGCTTTTGCTTTTTTTAGTAGCCCCAATCCTGGACTTCAGATTCTTGATTTTGCTTTGTTTGCAAGCAACTTCTCTACTCCATTGATTGCAAAGACTACTTTCCTTGACCCTGAATTGATCAAGAAGCTTAAGGGTGTTCTTGGTGGAAGCGGTTAG